The Pseudomonas multiresinivorans DNA window TTGACCTTGGCGTGGTCCAGGCCGTGTTCGCGCATGGCGAGCATGGTGACCATGGCGAAGGCTTCGTTGATTTCGAACAGGTCGACGTCGTCCTTGCTCCAGCCCGCCTTCTTGAACAGGTTGGTCATGGCGCCGATCGGGGCCAGGGTGAACTCGGCCGGGTCCTGGCTCTGGGTGGCGTGGGCGACGATCTTCGCCAGCGGCTTGAGGCCGCGGCGGGCGGCTTCTTCGGCGGTCATCAGGACCAGTGCAGAGGCGCCATCGGAGATGGAGCTGGCGTTGGCCGCGGTGATGGTGCCGTCCTTGCGGAAGGCCGGGCGCAGGCCGGGGATCTTGTCCAGGTTGGCGGTCAGCGGTTGCTCGTCGTCCTTCACCACGGTCTCGCCCTTGCGGGTGGTGACGGTTACCGGGACGATTTCCGAGGCCAGCGAGCCATCCTTGATAGCAGCCTGGGCGCGTTTCAGCGATTCGATGGCGTAGGCGTCCATTTCCTCGCGGGTGACGTTGTACTGGTCGGCGGTTTCCTGGGCGAAGGAGCCCATCAGGCGGCCGGTGCGGGCGTCTTCCAGGCCGTCGAGGAACATGTGGTCCTTGATCTCGCCATGGCCCATGCGCAGGCCGGTGCGGGCCTTCTCGATCACGTAGGGCGCGTTGGACATGCTTTCCATGCCGCCGGCGACCATCACGCTGTTGCTGCCTGCCTTGAGCAGGTCGTGGGCCAGCATCACCGCCTTCATGCCCGAGCCGCAGAGCTTGTTGATGGTGGTGCAACCGGTGGCGGCGGGCAGGCCGGCGTTCAGCGACGCCTGGCGGGCCGGGCCCTGTTTCAGACCGGCGGGCAGCACGTTGCCCATGATCACTTCCTGTACGTCTTCGGGCTGGATGCCGGCACGGGAAATGGCTTCGCGGATGGCGATGGCGCCCAGGTCGACGGCGGAAACGCCGGACAGGCTGCCCTGGAAGCCGCCCATGGGAGTACGGGCGCCGCTGACGATGACGATCTCGGACATGACTTACCTCTTCGCTCTTGTTGTGATGCGCTATACGGGTACCGGCCGTGAACGGCCGGGCGCCAGGATTCTACCGCGTGACCGGATGTCGCCAAAGAGTCATCGGCAAATCACTCTTTTGACTGATGAATGGCTCGGCGCAGCGCTCTAGAGTCGGTCTCATCCTGATGAGACTCAACTCGAAATCCAGCCTTGAGAGTGCGCACGCCATGCTGAAAACCCGCGTCATCCCTGCTGCCCAGAACGCCTATCAGTATCCGTTGTTGATCAAGAGCCTGCTGCTGTCCGGCAGCCGTTATGAAAAGGGCAGGGAGATCGTCTATCGCGACAGCGTGCGTTACACCTACGCCACGTTCAACGAGCGCGTTGCGCGGCTGGCCAACGTACTGACCGAGGCCGGTGTGAAGGCCGGTGACACCGTGGCGGTGATGGACTGGGACAGCCACCGTTACCTGGAGTGCATGTTCGCCATCCCGATGATCGGCGCGGTGCTGCACACCATCAACATCCGTCTTTCGCCGGACCAGATCCTCTACACCATGAACCACGCCGACGACCGCTTCGTGCTGGTCAACAGCGAGTTCGCCGCGCTTTACCAGGGCATCGCCGGGCAACTGACCACGGTGGAAAAGACCCTGCTGATTACCGATGGCGCCGACAAGACCTGCGCGCTGCCCAACTGTGTCGGCGAGTACGAGACCCTGCTGGCCGCCGCCAGCCCGCGCTACGCGTTCCCCGATTTCGACGAGAACTCGGTGGCGACCACCTTCTACACCACCGGCACTACCGGTAACCCCAAGGGTGTGTACTTCACTCACCGCCAACTGGTACTGCACACCCTGGCGATGGCTTCGACCATCGGCAGCCTGGACAGCATCCGCCTGATGGGCACGGATGATGTGTACATGCCGATCACCCCGATGTTCCACGTCCATGCCTGGGGTGTGCCCTACGTCGCGACCATGCTGGGGGTGAAGCAGGTGTATCCGGGGCGTTACGAGCCGGAATTGCTGTGCAAGCTGATCCGCGAGGAGAAGGTGACTTTCTCCCACTGCGTGCCGACCATCCTGCAGATGATGCTCAACGCCGCCAGCGCCAGGGACCACGACTTCGGCGGGCTGAAGATCATCATCGGCGGAAGCGCGCTGAACCATGCGCTGTATGACGCCGCCAAGGCCCGTGGCATCCAGCTCACCGCCGCCTATGGGATGTCCGAGACCTGCCCGCTGATTTCCTGTGGCTACCTCAACCAGGAGCTTTGCGCCGGCAGCGAGGATGAGCGCACCACCTACCGCATCAAGGCCGGTGTGCCGGTGCCACTGGTGGAAGCGGCGATCATGGACGAACACGGTCAGTTCCTTCCGGCCGACGGCGAGTCCCAGGGCGAGCTGGTGCTGCGCGCGCCCTGGCTGACCCAGGGCTACTTCCGCGAGCCGGAGAAGGGCGAGGAGCTCTGGGCCGGCGGCTGGATGCATACCGGCGACGTGGCGACCCTCGATGGCATGGGCTTCATCGATATCCGCGACCGTATCAAGGATGTGATCAAGACCGGCGGCGAATGGTTGTCCTCCCTGGAGCTGGAAGACCTCATCAGCCGTCATCCGGCGGTGCGCGAAGTCGCGGTGGTCGGCGTGCCCGATCCGCAGTGGGGCGAGCGCCCGTTCGCCCTGCTGGTGTTGCGCGACGGCCAGGCCCTGGATGCCAAGGCGCTGCGCGAGCACCTCAAGCCTTTCGTCGAGCAGGGCCACATCAACAAATGGGCAATTCCCTCGCAGATCGCCGTTGTTACTGAAGTTCCCAAGACCAGTGTCGGCAAGCTCGACAAGAAGCGTATCCGGGTAGACATCGCCCAATGGCAAGAGGCCGGCAGCGCCTTCCTCTCCACGGTGTGACCGACGACCGGCAAGTCACGGATTGCGGGCGGCCGTGCCAAGCAAGCGCTTGGCACGGCGCAGCCCAGTGACCACGCCACCTCGGGCTCTGCGCAAGCGTCTAGTCAGGGCCTTTGTAAGACAAATCACACTTTCGAGCGATCAAGCACCGTAGGACGCTGGATATAGTCGCCGCTACTCATAACAAAAAACACATGGAGTAGCGTCGATGAAAACCATGCAACATATCTGGCGCCTGGCACGGTTGCCGCTGGCAGTCAGCCTGGCTTCTTCGCTGGCGGCTCCTGCTTCCGCCGTCAGCTTCAACATCGGGGAAATCGAAGGCTCGTTCGACTCGACGCTGTCCGTGGGGGCCAGCTGGTCGACGCAGAATCCGAACAGCAACCTCATCGGCGTGAACAACGGCGGCAAGGGCCTGTCCCAGACCTCCGACGACGGCCACCTGAACTACAAGGCCGGCAAGACCTTCTCGAAGATCTTCAAGGGCATCCACGACCTCGAGCTCAAGTACGGTGACACCGGCGTCTTCGTGCGCGGCAAGTACTGGTACGACTTCGAGCAGAAGGATGAGAACACCGAGTTCAAGCCGCTCTCCGACCACAACCGCAAGGAAGCCGCCCAGGCCTCCGGCGGTGAAATCCTCGACGCCTTCATCTACCACAACTACAACATCGCCGACCTGCCGGGCACCGTGCGCCTGGGCAAGCAGGTGGTGAACTGGGGTGAAAGTACCTTCATCCAGAACGGTATCAGCGTGATCAACCCGTTCGACGTCACCGCCTTCCGCCGCCCGGGCTCCGAGATCAAGGAAGCCCTGGTGCCGGTGAACATGTTCTACCTGTCACAGAACCTCACCGAGAACCTTTCCGCTGAAGGTTTCTACCAGCTGGAGTGGGACCAGACGGTGGTCGACAACTGCGGCACCTTCTTCTCCCAGCCGGACGTGGTGGCTGACGGCTGTACCCAGAACCTCGCGGTGCTGACCAACAACGCGGCCTCGATCCGCACCCTGAACGGCCTGCTTGGCCCGAACCTGGCGGTGACCCCGTCGCCGTGGAACGAAGGCCTGGTGGTCCAGCGCGGCCCGGACCGTGACGCCCGCGACAGCGGCCAATACGGCTTCTCGCTGAAGTACTTCGCCGACAGCCTGAACACCGAGTTCGGCGGTTACTACATGAACTATCACAGCCGCCTGCCGATCTTCAGCGGTCGTGGCGCCGATGCCTCCAAGGTGGCGCAGATCAATCAACTGATCACCAACATCGCGGCGATCAGTCCGTCCCTGGCGGCCCAGGCCGGCGCGGCGGCGATGGCGGGCAACTCGAGCTACTTCATCGAGTACCCCGAAGACATCCGCCTGTACGGCCTGAGCTTCTCCACCACGCTGCCCACCGGTACCGCCTGGCAGGGCGAGATCAGCTACCGCCCGAACGCACCGGTGCAGTTGAACACCACCGACATCCTGTATTCCGGCCTCGACCCGGTGTCCATCGGCGGCAACCACGTCTACGACAACGCCTCCGTGCTGACCGGCACCGCCGGCCAGGACCTGCATGGCTACCGCCGCAAGGAAGTTACCCAACTGCAGACCACCTTCACCCACTTCTTCGATCAGGTCATGGGCGCCGAGCGTCTGACCCTGGTGGGTGAAGTCGGCTGGACCCACGTTGGCGGTCTGGAAAGCCAGAACGATGCACGCTACGGCCGTGACCCCGTGTTCGGCCCGGGCCCGCTGAACGGCAGCCTCAACGGCCGCCCGACCTGCGAGGCGCTCAACGCGTCCACTCTGGGCTCCGGTCCGCAGAACAACCTGTCGCGCAAGTGCGAAAGCGACGGCTTCACCACCGCTGACTCCTGGGGCTACCGCGCCCGTGCGATCTGGGACTACAACGACGTCTTCGCCGGTGTGAACCTCAAGCCCAACGTGGCCTGGTCCCACGACGTGGACGGCTACTCCCCCGGCCCCGGCGGCAACTTCGAGGAAGGCCGCAAGGCAGTCAGCCTGGGTATCGACGCCGACTACCTGAACACCTACACCGCCAGCCTGGCCTACACCAACTACTTCGACGGCAAGTACTCCACCGTCGACGATCGCGACTTCGTCAGCCTGAGCTTCGGTGTGACCTTCTAAGCCGGCCGTTCAACCGGCAACCGGCCCGCCCGCGCGGCGGGCCATCCGCGCGGGCGGGGTGACCCGCCCCGCGCGAGCAGCAGACAAGACCCGCGAACCGCGTTTGCAAGCGCAGTTACCGCGGTGGGCAAAGACTCAACGAGGACGATAAACGAATGAGAACAACAAAGATCCTGCTGCACACGGGCGCCCTGGCGCTCAGCCTCATCGCCTCCCAGGTGATGGCGGCCGTCTCTGCCGATGAAGCGGCGAAGCTGGGCTCCACCCTGACCCCGATGGGCGCGGAAAAGGCCGGCAATGCCGATGGCTCCATCCCGGCCTGGACCGGTGGCCTGCCCAAGAACGCCGGCACTGCCGACAGCAAGGGCTTCCTCAGCGATCCGTTCGCCAGCGAGAAGCCGCTGTTCACCATCACTGCGCAGAACATGGACCAGTACAAGTCCAAGCTGACCCCCGGCCAACAGGCGATGTTCAAGCGCTACCCCGACACCTACAAGATGCCGGTCTACACCACGCACCGTACCGCCACCGTGCCGGAGAACGTGCTGGAAGCGACCAAGAAGAACGCTACCAGCACCAAGCTGCTGCAGGGCGGTAACGGCCTGGAGAACTTCCAGGTAGCCAACCCGTTCCCGATTCCGAAGGACGGCCTGGAAGTCATCTGGAACCACATCACCCGCTACCGTGGCGGCCACGTGCGCCGTCTGGTGACCCAGGCGACCCCGCAGGTCAACGGTTCCTACTCGCTGGTGTACTTCCAGGACGAATTCGTCTTCCGCACCGACCTGAAGGACTACGATGCCAGCAAACCGAGCAACGTGCTGTTCTACTTCAAGCAACGCGTCACCGCCCCGGCTCGCCTGGCCGGTAACGTGCTGCTGGTGCACGAGACCCTCGACCAGGTGAAGGAACCGCGCCTGGCGTGGCTGTACAACGCCGGTCAGCGCCGCGTACGCCGCGCCCCGCAGGTGTCCTACGATGGCCCGGGTACCGCCGCCGACGGCCTGCGTACTTCCGACAACCTGGACATGTACAACGGCGCGCCGGACCGCTACGACTGGAAACTGGTGGGCAAGCAGGAGCTGTACATCCCGTACAACAACTACAAGATGGACGATCCGAAGCTGAAGTACTCGGACATCATCAAGCCCGGCCACCTGAACCAGGACCTGGCCCGCTACGAGCTGCACCGCGTATGGCACGTGACCGCCACCCTGAAGCCGGGCGAGCGCCACATCTACGCCAAGCGTGACTTCTTCATCGACGAGGACACCTGGCAGGCCGTGGAGATCGACCACTACGACGGTCGCGGCACCCTGTGGCGCGTTGCCGAGGCGTTCAACCAGTACTACTACAACTACCAGGTACCGTGGTACACCGCGGAAACCCTGTATGACCTGCTGTCCGGTCGTTACCTGGTGCTGGGCCTGAAGAACGAGGAGAAATCCGCCTACGACTTCAACTACAGCGCCTCGGAAAGCGACTTCACCCCGGCAGCGCTTCGCCAGGAAGGCGTGCGCTGATCCCCCGATCCCCACGGGTGGTTCCGCGGTGAAAAAAAGACCGGCCTTCGGGCCGGTTTTTTTATGGGGCATCATCTGTCAGATGAATGGAGGCGGGAATGTCGGACGCCTTCCAGTCATCTTGTGAGCAAAGGTAACAAAATCGGCTTCAATTCCCGCCCGCAAGGGGCTAGGCTCCGTCCTCAGTGTGACCTTCGTCGACATAGCGATAAGAGCTAGAGCAAGAGCCAGGCCGATGACCGACTTCTCGACTCTGCCAAGACTGACCGATGTTCCCCCCAGCACGGCCGGCAGCCGCTTCTTCCGGCCGCCGCTGCCGCATGGCCATGTCGCCCGTTCGCGCCTTTGCCAGCGCATGGCCGCAGGGCTGGAGGGACGGCTGATACTGGTGTCTGCGCCGGCGGGGTTCGGCAAGAGCTCCCTCGCCATCGAGTTCTGCCAGACGCTGGAAAGCCAATGGCACAGTCTATGGCTGGGGCTCAGTGCCAGGGACAGCGACCCCGGGCGTTTCCTCGAACGCCTGCTCGAAGGCCTCCGCCTGCATTTCCCCACGCTCGGCGAAGAAGCCCTGGCCCTGCTGAAGATGCGCCAGCGCCACCAGCCCTTTGCCTTCGAAGCCTGGCTTGACGACCTGCTCGATGAACTGGTGGACAGCCTGTCCGTCGAGCGTCCGCTGCTGCTGGTGCTGGACGACTATCACCTGGCCCAGGGCGCAGTGCTCGACCGATGCCTGCAATTCCTGCTCAACCACCAGCCCGCCGGCCTGGTCGTGCTGGTCACCAGCCGGCAGCGTCCGGACTGGCACCTGGCTCGCCTGCGCCTGTCGCGGCAGTTGCTGGAGTTCTCCGAACAGGACCTGCGCCTGACTGTGGAGGAAACCGCGCAACTGGTCTCCGCCAACGGCGCGCAGCTCGACGACAATGCCCTGGACAACCTGGTCGAGCGCAGCGAAGGCTGGATCGCCGGCCTGCGCCTGTGGCTGCTGGCCCACGGCGATGAATTGGCGGCCAACGTGCCGGACCTGTCCGTGCATGGCGCCGAAGAGCTGATCCGTGACTACCTGCTGGAAGAAGTGATCGACAAGCAGTCGCCGGAAGTTCAGGTATTCCTGGCCCAGACCGCGCGCTTCGAGCGCTTTTCCGCCGAACTGTGTGATTCCCTCCGGGACTCCCATGACAGCGCCTCCATCCTGCGTCACCTGCAGCAGCATCAGGTATTCCTGGTACCTCTGGACGAACAGGGCCAGTGGTTCCGCTATCACCACCTGTTCTCCGACCTGCTGCTGGCGCGCCCGCTGCCCGGTTCCGGGCCGTCCGTAGCCGCGCTGCACCTGCGCGCGTGCCGCTGGTTCAGTGCCCAGGGGCTGTTCGACGACGCGGTGGAGCAGGCCCTGCGCGCCGGCCACCCGGAAGTCGCGGCGAGCCTGGTTCAGAGCCTGTCCGAAGAACAACTGCTGGCCGAACAGAACGTCGCTACGCTGCTGCGCTGGAAGATGGACCTGCCCGACAGCCTGCTGGCCAGCACGCCGCGCCTGATCGTGCTGTACAGCTGGGCGCTGGCGCTGGCCTGCCAGCTGGATGCCGCCGAGGAGCTGGCAGCGCAGCTGTCGCGTTTCCTGCCAGCCGCCGATGCCGCTGCCCAGCGCGATCTGCTCGCGCAATGGCAGGCGCTGGCCGGGGTTATTGCTCGCGGCCGCGGCGAGATTGATGCGGCCGAGAGCCACTGCGAAGAGGCCATGCACGGCCTTGGCCCGGAACGCTTCGGCCCGCGCCTGTTATGCCTGTCCACGCTGAGCAACCTGGCCATCGTGCGCGACGATCTGTGGCGCGCGCGCGGCCTTAACAGAGAAGCGCTGGAGCTGGCGCAGCGCTTCGGCAATCCGCTGTTCGAAGCCATGGTGCATTACGACCGTGCCCGCGTCCTGCAAGCGCGCGGCGAAGTGCTGCGTGCCGAGGACGAAGTGCGCCAGGGGTTGGCGCGGCTTTCGGGCCTGTCCTCGCAGCGGCGCTACGCGGTGCGCGGCCGATTGATGCTCTACCAGGGCTATCTGCGCAGCCTCGCACTGCAACCGGACGAGGCGCGCAAATGCCTCAAGGCTGGTATCGAGGAAGCCCGCGCCTGCCGCGACATCAGCCTGGTGATCGGCTTCTGCGTGCTGGCCAGCCTGGAGGGGCGGCTGGGCAACTACACTCGCGCCTTCGCTCACCTCGCCGAGGTCGAGCGGATGATGCACGTCTGGGACGTGCCGCCGGTCTACTACCTGTCGGCCATTACCCTGATCAAGTGCGAGCTCTGGCTTGGCCAGGGCCAGGTGGAACTGGCCAGTGCCTGGCTGGAGCGTCTGCGCGACACCTACACCGGCGCCGAGCCGGCCACGCCGCCGGAATGCTCGCCGCAGCTGCCGCGCAATGTGGAAATGCTCCAAGCCCAACTGGAGCGCCGCGAAGGCCGCATGGCCGAGGCCGAAGCACGCCTGCGAGCCGTGGCCAGCGGAGCCCTGCAAGGTGGCGCGCAGTTACAGGCGCGCTTTGCCCAGGGCCAACTGGTTGCCTTGCTGCTGCAGGATGGCCGCGAGCGCGAGGCTTCCTTCGAGTTGGGCGAATGCCTGGGCGGCCTGGTCGCCGGCCTGACGATCCCGCTGCAGGAAGTGCTGCAGCAGCATCCGGAATGGCTGCGCGAGCAACTGGCCGTGCGGGCCACCTCGCCAGCCATCGAGGCCCTGCGTGAACGCTTGCCGGCGGCGCCGGAGCGCAGCGCGACGCTCACCGATTGCCTCAGCAGCCGTGAGCTGGCTGTGCTGGAACTGATCGCCCAGGGCTGCTCGAACCAGGAGATCAGCGATCGCCTGTTCATTTCCCTGCATACCGTGAAGAGCCACGCCCGGCACATCAACGACAAACTCGGCGTGGAGCGTCGTACTCAGGCGGTGGCGCGGGCGAAGGAGATGGGGTTGCTGCGCTAGCGAAGCCCGTGCGGGTCATTGATTGCGGCTCGTCGGTGGGCCGCGCCCCCCTCCCTAGCCCTCCCCCGCAAGCGGGAGAGGGGATTGATCCTCAGTACGCCCTACCTCCGCTGCCTCCCTGATTCTCCCCAGAGTTGCATCAGGACCGCGATCCTCTATGAATCTCCGAACAACCCCCTCTCCCTTCAGGGAGAGGGTTGGGGAGAGGGTGCTGAGCCTCGGGCTGCGATGCCAGACTGGGCTTCAGCATCTCCAGATGCACACTCGCGCCCTACGGAATTACATCCCCTTCTTCTCGCCCTCCACCGGCGCACTCAGATCCAGCCCTTTCGGCGCCGGCTGCCCCTTGGCCGGTGGCGCCAGCTGTTTCTGCACATCCGCCTGGATCGCCTGCAGCACCGGCAGCAGGTCACGCATGTTCTCGCGCACTTCCGGGTAGGCGTGCTTCTGCGCCAATTCATCCACGCGCATCAGCAGCTGCACGCGCACTTCCGGCGGCAGGTGGATGAACAGCTCGGGCAGTTGCTTGGCCAGTTCGGCGCTGTAGAGCACCAGGTCCTGGCGATCGAACTGCGCAGTCAGGCCGAGGTAGTCCAGGGCGCTGCTGGTGAGCATCGAGGCGGCGGCCTTGGCTTCCTGCATGCCCTGCAGGCGCACCGGGTTGCGCTGCTCGCTCTGCGCCAGGGTCATCCAGAACTCCACCGTCAGATTGAACAGGATCGCCTGTTCACGCAGCGAGTAGCTCATCAGACCCAGCGCCTCGGCGCCATAGGGCTGCTTGGCGGCGCGGAAGTTGAAGTACAGGCGCATCAGCTCCTTGAGCTTGAACAGCACCTCGCGCGCCTCGTTCTGCCGCAGCTCCAGCGGCGCATAGATGTTCAGCTGCGGGCGGAAGTTTTCCTCGCTGACCATGCGCTGGTAGATCGGCCCGGTGAACTCGCCGCTGCGCCGGGGCAGGCCGTTGACCTGGGTTTCGTCGATCTTCTTCAGCGCGTCGATCAGCGCCTGGTAGTCGGCGCTGGTCCAGGTCCGCTGGATGTCGGGAATCTTCTGACCCAGGTAATAGAGATCGGCGGACAGGGCCGGGCGGCACAGGAGCAGCAACAGCACGGCCAGCGGCCACAGCGAACGGCGAGTCAGGATCGGCACGAACGGGCTTTCCTTGCGCGAGGGCGGGTTGGGCTAGGTTAGCGGGGTGAGCGGGCTGCGTCATCCCGTGACGGGCCTCGACACTACCTAGGTTGGGCGCGGCGACGCGGGCGCTGTGGTGTGATTCGGGCTTGAGAACAACAAGCACGGGAGTCACTCGTCCATGACCGCCACATTGTCTGTGCAACCGCCGCTGGCCGAGGGCCTGGCCCGCTATGGTTTCGGCCCCCTGCCGCTGGCCGCGCTGAAGGCACGCTACGCTTCGCCCGAGTCCGGTTCGAAATTCATCCACGTCGACGGCTTCGACATCCATTACCGTGACGAAGGCAGCCCCGACAAACCGGTGCTGGTGATGGTCCACGGTGTGATGGCCTCGCTGCATACCTGGGACGGCTGGGTCGCTGAGCTGTCCGAGCACTTCCGCATCATCCGCCTCGACGTTCCCGGCTTCGGCCTCACCGGCGGCGGCCAGGATCGCGAGTACGACGGCGAGCGCCTGGTGAAGGTGTTCGGCCTGTTCCTCGACCGCCTGGACCTCAAGCAGGTGTCCATCGCCGGCAACTCGCTGGGCGGCTACATCGCCTGGAACTACGCGCTGGCCAACGCTCACCGCGTCGAGCGGCTGATCCTGATCGACCCGGCCGGTTACTACATGCAGAAGGTGCCGCTGATGATCGCTAGCGCCGTGCTGCCCGGCGCCGGCATCATGATGCCGATGTGGATGCCGCGCGCCCTGGTGGCCCAGGGCATCAAGGAAGTCTACGGCGATGCGCGCAAGATCAAGCCGGGAGTGATCGATCGCTACTACGACATCAGCCGCCGGCCGGGCAATCGCCGCGCGATGATCGACATCTTCCGCGTGCTGGTGAAGGCCAACCGCGAAGAGCTGACCGGTACGCCAAACCGCGTCGCCGCGCTGAAGGTGCCGACCCTGCTGATGTGGGGCGAGCGCGACCGCTGGATCTCGCCGCGCCATGTGCCGATGTGGCAGCGCGACGTGCCGGGGATCGAGGTGAAGGTCTATCCGGGCGTGGGGCATATCCCGATGGAGGAAATCCCCGAGGAGTCGGCAGCGGACGCGCTGCGCTTCCTGCATGCGTGACTGTTGATCGCCCCAAGAAAAAGCCCGGCCAAGCGCCGGGCTTTTCGTTCTGCCGTATTGCTTTTCGTAGGGTGAATAACGCGTCAGCCTTATCCGCCATGCAACGGCCGGCGGATAACCTGTTCCAGGTTATGCGCCCTACGGTCCTGCTTTTTGTAGGAGCGAGCTTGCTCGCGAACCGCATGAGCGCCAGGTTCTCCAGCCGAGTAAAGAGCTTCGCGAGCAAGCTCGCTCCTACAGGGGGCTCTGCGTCCGCAAACGAAACCGCCCCGACAAGGCGGGGCGGTGTTCGAAGCGAAGGGCGGATCAGCCAGCGTGCGCCAGCGGTTGCGGGTCGTATTCCTTGCGCACCTCGTACAGCACATCGAGGTTGTTGTGCTGCCACGGATGGAAGTCGGACTTGAAGAAGTCCAGGTATTCGCGCAGCAGCGGGCGGAATACGCCGTGTTTGCCCCAGGTCCACTTGATGCCGTCGCGCCAGACGCGCCAGTTCCACAGCAGGCCGTCCACCTTGAGCATGTGCACCAGCCCGCGGAAGGTATCCAGCACGAAGAAGAAGGTCGCCATGCGCATCGCCCGGCGCAGCAGCTTTCGGCTGCCGCAGACCTGGTTGTAGACGTCGAAGGCCACCGCCTTGTGCTCGGTTTCCTCCAGCGCGTGCCAGCGCCACAGGCGCTGCATCACCGGGTCG harbors:
- a CDS encoding DUF1329 domain-containing protein; its protein translation is MRTTKILLHTGALALSLIASQVMAAVSADEAAKLGSTLTPMGAEKAGNADGSIPAWTGGLPKNAGTADSKGFLSDPFASEKPLFTITAQNMDQYKSKLTPGQQAMFKRYPDTYKMPVYTTHRTATVPENVLEATKKNATSTKLLQGGNGLENFQVANPFPIPKDGLEVIWNHITRYRGGHVRRLVTQATPQVNGSYSLVYFQDEFVFRTDLKDYDASKPSNVLFYFKQRVTAPARLAGNVLLVHETLDQVKEPRLAWLYNAGQRRVRRAPQVSYDGPGTAADGLRTSDNLDMYNGAPDRYDWKLVGKQELYIPYNNYKMDDPKLKYSDIIKPGHLNQDLARYELHRVWHVTATLKPGERHIYAKRDFFIDEDTWQAVEIDHYDGRGTLWRVAEAFNQYYYNYQVPWYTAETLYDLLSGRYLVLGLKNEEKSAYDFNYSASESDFTPAALRQEGVR
- a CDS encoding alpha/beta fold hydrolase, whose amino-acid sequence is MTATLSVQPPLAEGLARYGFGPLPLAALKARYASPESGSKFIHVDGFDIHYRDEGSPDKPVLVMVHGVMASLHTWDGWVAELSEHFRIIRLDVPGFGLTGGGQDREYDGERLVKVFGLFLDRLDLKQVSIAGNSLGGYIAWNYALANAHRVERLILIDPAGYYMQKVPLMIASAVLPGAGIMMPMWMPRALVAQGIKEVYGDARKIKPGVIDRYYDISRRPGNRRAMIDIFRVLVKANREELTGTPNRVAALKVPTLLMWGERDRWISPRHVPMWQRDVPGIEVKVYPGVGHIPMEEIPEESAADALRFLHA
- a CDS encoding LuxR C-terminal-related transcriptional regulator, encoding MTDFSTLPRLTDVPPSTAGSRFFRPPLPHGHVARSRLCQRMAAGLEGRLILVSAPAGFGKSSLAIEFCQTLESQWHSLWLGLSARDSDPGRFLERLLEGLRLHFPTLGEEALALLKMRQRHQPFAFEAWLDDLLDELVDSLSVERPLLLVLDDYHLAQGAVLDRCLQFLLNHQPAGLVVLVTSRQRPDWHLARLRLSRQLLEFSEQDLRLTVEETAQLVSANGAQLDDNALDNLVERSEGWIAGLRLWLLAHGDELAANVPDLSVHGAEELIRDYLLEEVIDKQSPEVQVFLAQTARFERFSAELCDSLRDSHDSASILRHLQQHQVFLVPLDEQGQWFRYHHLFSDLLLARPLPGSGPSVAALHLRACRWFSAQGLFDDAVEQALRAGHPEVAASLVQSLSEEQLLAEQNVATLLRWKMDLPDSLLASTPRLIVLYSWALALACQLDAAEELAAQLSRFLPAADAAAQRDLLAQWQALAGVIARGRGEIDAAESHCEEAMHGLGPERFGPRLLCLSTLSNLAIVRDDLWRARGLNREALELAQRFGNPLFEAMVHYDRARVLQARGEVLRAEDEVRQGLARLSGLSSQRRYAVRGRLMLYQGYLRSLALQPDEARKCLKAGIEEARACRDISLVIGFCVLASLEGRLGNYTRAFAHLAEVERMMHVWDVPPVYYLSAITLIKCELWLGQGQVELASAWLERLRDTYTGAEPATPPECSPQLPRNVEMLQAQLERREGRMAEAEARLRAVASGALQGGAQLQARFAQGQLVALLLQDGREREASFELGECLGGLVAGLTIPLQEVLQQHPEWLREQLAVRATSPAIEALRERLPAAPERSATLTDCLSSRELAVLELIAQGCSNQEISDRLFISLHTVKSHARHINDKLGVERRTQAVARAKEMGLLR
- a CDS encoding fatty acid--CoA ligase, whose product is MLKTRVIPAAQNAYQYPLLIKSLLLSGSRYEKGREIVYRDSVRYTYATFNERVARLANVLTEAGVKAGDTVAVMDWDSHRYLECMFAIPMIGAVLHTINIRLSPDQILYTMNHADDRFVLVNSEFAALYQGIAGQLTTVEKTLLITDGADKTCALPNCVGEYETLLAAASPRYAFPDFDENSVATTFYTTGTTGNPKGVYFTHRQLVLHTLAMASTIGSLDSIRLMGTDDVYMPITPMFHVHAWGVPYVATMLGVKQVYPGRYEPELLCKLIREEKVTFSHCVPTILQMMLNAASARDHDFGGLKIIIGGSALNHALYDAAKARGIQLTAAYGMSETCPLISCGYLNQELCAGSEDERTTYRIKAGVPVPLVEAAIMDEHGQFLPADGESQGELVLRAPWLTQGYFREPEKGEELWAGGWMHTGDVATLDGMGFIDIRDRIKDVIKTGGEWLSSLELEDLISRHPAVREVAVVGVPDPQWGERPFALLVLRDGQALDAKALREHLKPFVEQGHINKWAIPSQIAVVTEVPKTSVGKLDKKRIRVDIAQWQEAGSAFLSTV
- a CDS encoding DUF1302 domain-containing protein yields the protein MKTMQHIWRLARLPLAVSLASSLAAPASAVSFNIGEIEGSFDSTLSVGASWSTQNPNSNLIGVNNGGKGLSQTSDDGHLNYKAGKTFSKIFKGIHDLELKYGDTGVFVRGKYWYDFEQKDENTEFKPLSDHNRKEAAQASGGEILDAFIYHNYNIADLPGTVRLGKQVVNWGESTFIQNGISVINPFDVTAFRRPGSEIKEALVPVNMFYLSQNLTENLSAEGFYQLEWDQTVVDNCGTFFSQPDVVADGCTQNLAVLTNNAASIRTLNGLLGPNLAVTPSPWNEGLVVQRGPDRDARDSGQYGFSLKYFADSLNTEFGGYYMNYHSRLPIFSGRGADASKVAQINQLITNIAAISPSLAAQAGAAAMAGNSSYFIEYPEDIRLYGLSFSTTLPTGTAWQGEISYRPNAPVQLNTTDILYSGLDPVSIGGNHVYDNASVLTGTAGQDLHGYRRKEVTQLQTTFTHFFDQVMGAERLTLVGEVGWTHVGGLESQNDARYGRDPVFGPGPLNGSLNGRPTCEALNASTLGSGPQNNLSRKCESDGFTTADSWGYRARAIWDYNDVFAGVNLKPNVAWSHDVDGYSPGPGGNFEEGRKAVSLGIDADYLNTYTASLAYTNYFDGKYSTVDDRDFVSLSFGVTF
- a CDS encoding thiolase family protein, which translates into the protein MSEIVIVSGARTPMGGFQGSLSGVSAVDLGAIAIREAISRAGIQPEDVQEVIMGNVLPAGLKQGPARQASLNAGLPAATGCTTINKLCGSGMKAVMLAHDLLKAGSNSVMVAGGMESMSNAPYVIEKARTGLRMGHGEIKDHMFLDGLEDARTGRLMGSFAQETADQYNVTREEMDAYAIESLKRAQAAIKDGSLASEIVPVTVTTRKGETVVKDDEQPLTANLDKIPGLRPAFRKDGTITAANASSISDGASALVLMTAEEAARRGLKPLAKIVAHATQSQDPAEFTLAPIGAMTNLFKKAGWSKDDVDLFEINEAFAMVTMLAMREHGLDHAKVNVYGGACAQGHPVGSTGSRIIVTLINALQKKGGKRGVASLCIGGGEATAVAIELV